Genomic window (Streptomyces sp. SLBN-31):
CGATCGAGGTGGCCGGCCGCCGCCTCCCCGAGGGAGAGGAGGAGCTGGCCCTCCTCTCCGACGCCGTCGTCCTGACCTGTCTGCACCGCGGCACCCGCCTCGAACTCGCCATGAGCGACGACGCGTTGACCGGTTTCCTTGCGTGGCTGGAGGCGGCGCCTCCAGGTCAGCGCGTGAACGTGGCCTGACACACCGGGTTCGGTACGTCGGCCTGCGAGGCGACGACGGTACGTGGCTCGGGGCCGAACGTCACCGTTATGTTCACCGGCGACGCGGCCAGCAGAGCTGCTGCCGCTGCTCCGGCGAAGCCTCCGTAGGACACCGCCCTGGAGGCGGCCGTCCGTGCGTTCTTATGCGGCCTGTGGGGCCTGCGTTTGATTCTTCCCCCCTGAATGAGCAATTCCGCTTACTGCCTGAGATACAGGATGTTCCCGGCCAGAGGGGTGCCGCACCTGCCGACCTTCCCGTCCTGGGGGCCGGATGACCCCACGCCGCGCACGCCTGGGGCGCGCGGCATGTGCCGCGCGCCCCAGGTGGTGGATTCAGGCCGTCAGCTCATTCCGCTGCTGATGGCGCTCACCAGCTCTCCGTTGCTCGTGTCGCCGCTGAACTCCCAGAAGAACGCGCCGCCCAGACCCTGGGACTTGGCCCAGCTCATCTTTCCGGCGATGGTCGACGGGGTGTCGTAGGACCACCAGTTGCTGCCGCAGTGCGCGTACGCCGTTCCCGCGACCGTGCCGGTCGCCGGGCAGGACGTCTTGAGGACCTTGTAGTCCTCGATGCCCTGCTCGTAGGTGCCGGCCGCCGGGCCCGTGGCCGTGCCGCCCGGGGCGTCCTGCGTCACGCCCGTCCAGCCGCGGCCGTAGAAGCCGATGCCGATGAGCAGCTTCTTCGCGGGGACGCCGATCGCCTTGAACTTGGCCATCGCGTCGGCCGTGGTGAAGCCGGCCTTCGGGATGCCGGAGTACGAGGTGAGCGGGGAGTGCGGGGCGGTGGGGCCCTTCGCGTCCCAGGCGCCGAAGAAGTCGTACGTCATCACGTTGTACCAGTCGACGTACTGGGCGGCGCCCGCGTAGTCGGCGGCCTCGATCTTGCCGCCGGCCGAACCGTCGGCCGTGGTGGCCGCCGTGACCAGGTTGTTGGAGCCGAACTTGGCGCGCAGCGCCGACATCACGTTCTTGAAGGCCGCGGCCCCGCTGGTGTCGCAGGACAGACCGCAGGCGTTCGGGTACTCCCAGTCGATGTCGATGCCGTCGAACACGTCGGCCCAGCGCGGGTCCTCGACCAGGTTGTAGCAGGAGTTCGCGAAGGCGGTCGGGTTGGCCGCCGCCTGGGCGAAGCCGCCGGACCAGGTCCAGCCGCCGAAGGACCACAGCACCTTGATGTTCGGGTACTTGGCCTTCAGCTCGCGGAGCTGGTTGAAGTTGCCGCGCAGCGGCTGGTCCCAGGTGTCCGCGACGCCGCTGACCGACTGGTCGGCGGTGAAGGCCTTGTCGTAGTCGGCGTAGGAGTCGCCGATCGCGCACTGGCCGTTGGTGACGTTGCCGAAGGCGTAGTTGATGTGCGTGATCTTCGCCGCCGAGCCGGACGTCACGAGGTTCTTGACGTTGTAGTTGCGGCCGTAGATGCCCCACTCGGTGAAGTAGCCGAGCTTGACCTTGTCGCCGGTGGTCGGCGGCGGGTCGGTGGTGCCGCCGGTGGTGTGCACCGCGACCGAGCCGCTCACCGGACCGGTCTGGTCGGCGGTGTCACGGGCGCGCACGGTGTAGGAGTAGTCGGTGCCCGCGCTGAGGCCGGTGTCGGTGTACGAGGTCGTCGTCACCGTGGAGACGACCTTGCCGTCGCGCAGGACGTCGTAGTTCTTGACGCCCTTGTCGTCGGTGGCCGCGCTCCAGGACAGCTTCACCGAGGTGTCGGTGACGGAGGAGGCGGTGGGGGTGCCCGGCGCGGACGGCGCCGCGTCGCCGGGGACCGTGGTGCCGTCACAACTGTCGCCGTTCAGCTTGCAGTTGGACGGGGAGCCGGAGCCTGCGCCGTTGAAGCCGAAGGAGACCGAGGCACCGGGGGCCAGGGTGCCGTTGTAGGACTTGTT
Coding sequences:
- a CDS encoding glycoside hydrolase family 18 chitinase produces the protein MRFRHRAAAGFATLLLPLAGLVGLASPAQAATNATATYTKTQDWGTGFGGQWTIKNTGSSSISSWTVEWDFPSGTSVTSAWDADVTSSGTHWTAKNKSYNGTLAPGASVSFGFNGAGSGSPSNCKLNGDSCDGTTVPGDAAPSAPGTPTASSVTDTSVKLSWSAATDDKGVKNYDVLRDGKVVSTVTTTSYTDTGLSAGTDYSYTVRARDTADQTGPVSGSVAVHTTGGTTDPPPTTGDKVKLGYFTEWGIYGRNYNVKNLVTSGSAAKITHINYAFGNVTNGQCAIGDSYADYDKAFTADQSVSGVADTWDQPLRGNFNQLRELKAKYPNIKVLWSFGGWTWSGGFAQAAANPTAFANSCYNLVEDPRWADVFDGIDIDWEYPNACGLSCDTSGAAAFKNVMSALRAKFGSNNLVTAATTADGSAGGKIEAADYAGAAQYVDWYNVMTYDFFGAWDAKGPTAPHSPLTSYSGIPKAGFTTADAMAKFKAIGVPAKKLLIGIGFYGRGWTGVTQDAPGGTATGPAAGTYEQGIEDYKVLKTSCPATGTVAGTAYAHCGSNWWSYDTPSTIAGKMSWAKSQGLGGAFFWEFSGDTSNGELVSAISSGMS